GTCGATCCGTGCAAATACCGTCATTCCTCTTGACTCGATAATTCCCGCCAGCTTTTGCGCTGTCTCAGCGACATTGCTCCGGCTTAAAATATTGACGATCCCTCGTTCCCGCGATGGAGTCATTTTCATCCTCCTCCTTCGAGACCGCATGTCCGGCGAGCGTGCAAGACCAAATGAGCGGGAGGTCAACGACCGCAGCTTTGCCAGGCGTTCGTTGTCCGGCCATAGCAAGGGGATAGGGAGAATCGTGTCACATTCAACCGGCAATCGGCGCCATCAGAGGAGAGGGAATAGACATATCCTTACACTATTACTTTTCTGTTGTAGCCGGTTCTATGGGATATCCATTTTCGCGCCAGCCGTGAAATCCCCCTAAAAGCGGTCGAACAAGCTTAATCCCCCTCTGCCGCAAGATCAGCGCCACCCGGGCGCTCAGGGCTTCGTCGGGTCTCGTGCAATAAACGACCGTCTCACGGTCACTTGATAATACAGGATAGCTCTCTGCCTGGTCTAACGACATGCGCAAAGCGCCGGGGATGACATAGGGATCGGCTTCGATGTCCAGGGAATGGCGCACATCAATTATCATTATGTTTTCTCCGGCGTCTAATTTTTGTTTCAGCTCGCCCGGCGTTATGCGCGCGATGACGAGCTGCCTTAAAAATCGCCGACGTAAAGAATATTTTCTAAGGACAAAAATAGTCAGCCCCACGGCCACGAACACAAAGAGCGTTTTGCCCATGCCCCCGGCGTAGTCCAGGGCACGATCAAGCTGTCTGCTGAAGATAAATCCCACCAGGGAATAGGCACCCGCCCAAAGGAGTATTCCCAGTACGTCGAATAGTATAAAACGCGGCAGGGGCATGCGGATGATGCCCGCCAAAGGCGTTGACACGGCGCTCAATCCGGGGAGAAACTTTGTTATCAGGAGGGACCGGGCGCCGTACACTCCAAAGATGCTTTCTGTGCGGCGGACGCAGGAGTCCGGTTCCAGAGCAATACGGCAGACCGAGGATAGCACCTTGCTTCCGCGTTTTCGGCCCAAGAGGTACCATACAATGTCGCTTAGTAGCGCAGCGCAGACTCCCAAACCGATGCAGAAAAACAGATTCACCTTCCCATCCCCGGCCAGCGCCCCCATGGTAATGAATAAGGGAACGCTTGGCAGGGGAAGCCCCATTGTTTCCGCAAGGACGCATACAAACAGCACCGCGTATCCGTGTTGTATCAGAAAAGGAATAACTTTATCCATAGTGAATGGTGCTTTTACAATGATGCAGAGATGTCATCCGACCTGTTCGTCGATAATGTGGTAAGATAGCATTTTTAAGAGCATATCACAAACGAAACTTGCACGTTGAATCCCGCGCATCCCATTGACCTGCCCCGGATTTCGCATCAGGCGAATAGCTTGCTTTTTTGCCATGGAGAGCGCGGTTCGTTACGGACCGGCATCGGCCAGGCTATTTCAAGGTAACGTCCCGTATTCGGTTTTGACACGGAGGGGCAGTAAGAAGCAATATCAAGCCGCAAACCTTCCCTTAGGGATTCCGCCCTGTCTCGATCTGCCAAAGCGTTTCATAATTTGCAATGGGACGCTCAAAGACGACTCCCAGCTTGACGAACTCTCCCGCCAAGGCAAGCATGGGGGCCAGCGTTTCCATCTGCTTTGCGTCTGCCGGCGACGCCCACACGCTGACGTTGACCATCGTATTCGTTGTCCGATCGATGCCGGCCCAGTAATGCATGCAGCCGCTCAGTTTCTTGATCGCGCGCACGAGCGTTTGCTGAGACTCATCGAGACGCGCCTTGATTCTCTCGTAGTCTTCGGGCTTGAAGGACCCCCGGGATATTCTCACGACCGGCATGGAGCTCTCCTCTTTCCCCGACTAAGGCAAGCTCAGTAAGGATTCCCTCCGGCATCTGTTCAATGCATAGTGTAACACGGCCGGCGGAAGGATGAGGTGAGTGGCGGCGAGGAGGAGCAAAGAGAGCCGTAAAAAAGACCGGAGAGCTTGTCTTCCCCGGTCCTTGACCGTTTAACACGGTACCGCTTCTTCGTACATTCCTGCCAGGCAGCAAGGAACCGTGAACGGCCGACGACTCAAGACCCGGGGCCTGCCCCCGATCGTTCCCTCCGCATTGACCAGGCCCGCCATCATGCCTGCGGCTAGGCCAGCGTGAAGCGATGCTCTCCCAGTTTCTCGATCGACGTCGTCACCTGGTCGCCCGGCTTGAGCCAGACCTGCTTCTCCGGCGGATAGCCCAGGATCACACCTTCGGGAGTGCCCGTAAAGATGATGTCCCCCGGCCTGAGCGTCCAGACATGGGATATATAGCTGACAATGGTCTTGCAACCGAAGATCATGTCGTTGGTGTTCGACGACTGCCGGACCTCCCCGTTCACGCGGCACTCGAGCTTGAGGTTCTGCGGGTCCGGCACCTGGTCCGCGGTCACCAGCCACGGTCCGAGGGGCGCAAAGCCGTCACTGGTCTTGCCCAGCATCAGCTGGCTTGTCTTGAACTGCAGGTCGCGGGCAGAGAAGTCGTTGCCCACAGCGTAGCCGAAAACGTACGAGAGCGCGTCCGCCTCGCTCACGTCGCGCGCGGTCCTGCCGATCACGATCACCAGTTCCACCTCGTAATCGAACTTTTTCGCCACCTTCTGGGGCAGGTTGATGACGCCGTTGTGATAATTCAGCGCATTGTTGAACTTGTTGAACAGGACCGGCGACGCGGGCGTCGGGATGTGCATCTCGGCCACATGCCGTTTATAGTTGTAGCCGAGGCAGATGATCTTCTCCGGGTTCGTCACCGCGGGACCGAAGGCCGCCTTGTCCTCGGCGACGAATGCTGACGTTAGCCCTTCGCTCGCGAGAGCCGCATCGACCAGCCCCTTGAGTGCCTGCGGGTCCACGCCGTGCAGCACCTCGTCAATGGTCGTCGGCGCGCTTTTTCCCAGTATCTTGGACGCCCTCACCACGTCGAGAACTCCCTTTGGCGTGCGAATGCCAAGTGAGTACCGGCCGTCGTTGCGGAGCGTGCAGAACGTCATCTGCTGGGGAAGGTCCTTCCGGTCGCCAACTGGCTGCTGCTTCGGCTGCTCCGCCGCCGGGACAAGAGATTTGCCGGCGGCGACGGCAATTCCCGCTGCACTCGCTATCTTGAGAAATGTTCTACGCGACTGTTCCATGATCGGCCTCCTTTTTATTCGTATTGCCAAAACTATCAATAGGGAGCACAGAGCGTTCCTCAGTGCCCTCCCGGCGTTATGCTTGGAAAAACGCAGCCTGTTCTTACCTGTGGTCGCGATATGGCATCAGCAGACTACGAAGGCGCGGCAATAAACGTGTGCGGGACACTGTTTTCATTTTGCCCTTCTTTATTTTTTAGCTACTTTAGGCGTAGAGCGCGATCCTGTTTGTGTGAAGCAGAGAGATTATAGGTGAGAGTATATCATGTCGTTACGATCATTTATGCCCGAGTGGCCAGGACAGGTTATCATTCTGCCGTTTGAACCGCCCGGCGGGTTAAATCCAGTTCAGATATTCTTTTCCACAGATTACGCAGATTACGCAGAGTTCACGGATTAAAACAAGCCGAAATTACTGTCTTAAAATCTGCATCCATCCGCGGATAGATTGATTTTTCGCGACTTCTAAGGGTTACTCATGCCGAGTAGTTACTGATGAGCCGTCACTCCTGTCCGAGAAATTCAACAGCTCTGTTCTCGGACCAGTAGCTCCCATCTTCGTTGAACTGCACAAAGCCCACGTGACCGCCATGCATTGGTATTTCCAGATGCACCTCCTGGCTGTTCCTTGCCT
The genomic region above belongs to Nitrospirota bacterium and contains:
- a CDS encoding VTT domain-containing protein codes for the protein MDKVIPFLIQHGYAVLFVCVLAETMGLPLPSVPLFITMGALAGDGKVNLFFCIGLGVCAALLSDIVWYLLGRKRGSKVLSSVCRIALEPDSCVRRTESIFGVYGARSLLITKFLPGLSAVSTPLAGIIRMPLPRFILFDVLGILLWAGAYSLVGFIFSRQLDRALDYAGGMGKTLFVFVAVGLTIFVLRKYSLRRRFLRQLVIARITPGELKQKLDAGENIMIIDVRHSLDIEADPYVIPGALRMSLDQAESYPVLSSDRETVVYCTRPDEALSARVALILRQRGIKLVRPLLGGFHGWRENGYPIEPATTEK
- a CDS encoding fumarylacetoacetate hydrolase family protein; protein product: MEQSRRTFLKIASAAGIAVAAGKSLVPAAEQPKQQPVGDRKDLPQQMTFCTLRNDGRYSLGIRTPKGVLDVVRASKILGKSAPTTIDEVLHGVDPQALKGLVDAALASEGLTSAFVAEDKAAFGPAVTNPEKIICLGYNYKRHVAEMHIPTPASPVLFNKFNNALNYHNGVINLPQKVAKKFDYEVELVIVIGRTARDVSEADALSYVFGYAVGNDFSARDLQFKTSQLMLGKTSDGFAPLGPWLVTADQVPDPQNLKLECRVNGEVRQSSNTNDMIFGCKTIVSYISHVWTLRPGDIIFTGTPEGVILGYPPEKQVWLKPGDQVTTSIEKLGEHRFTLA